From a region of the Calonectris borealis chromosome 2, bCalBor7.hap1.2, whole genome shotgun sequence genome:
- the LOC142078202 gene encoding desmocollin-1-like has translation MIENSLGPFPLQIQQVQSDTAQNYTIYYSASGPGIDQDPKGLFYIERETGNIFATRAVDREQYPSFQIICFATTPDGYSPEVPLVHTIRIEDDNDNAPYFTQDLFEFSVPENSKPGILVGKVTAEDRDEPYTLHTTLKYRIVSQNPLVPPAFSLHGDTGVISVSSPQLDRELVSSYTLLVEVRDMAGQPFGLCTTGTVVIKIEDTNDNAPSFKQIQYETRVEENRVNVEILRVSVVDLDEPGSPGSGAVYEIIRGNDDRSFEITTDKNTNEGILCVVKGLDYESAKQRILVIAVNNEAPYMLAPYSQQLSQSTSSVTVHILDVDEGPVFKPCHLRLDVKECEDIGTSIGRYLAEDPETGNSEGICYRIPPGQCNWISIDEKSGEVRTIKVLDRDVAEMRRGQCNITVLAIDRNGKTGTGTIQVVIQPGNKNYPRILKTDYIMCRDRKPICLTAQDADESPYSTPFVYRITDRSLASMWKITRHNDNSVYLSPKGDIPFGTYSIPVSVIDNGGKVGEHNIKVNFCDCVTPTECGRSIPLSGGNVTLGVWAILAMILGSLLLLLILITICGCCGSGVMHRHVTDDCANHNLIISNTEAPGEEVMDHNIIPLQNTSDQGGYGIKTGDQQTFEMVKGRGHTLESVKGGGHQTLGSVKEAGGQPMMDTCRYSYSEWHNFTHPRLGEKVHLCRQDEEQKHSEDYLLSYNYEGKGSLAGSVGCCSDQHEEEALDFLDQLEPKFRTLAETCVKR, from the exons ATGATAGAGAACTCACTGGGACCTTTTCCACTACAAATACAGCAG GTCCAGTCAGACACAGCTCAGAACTACACCATTTATTATTCTGCAAGTGGACCGGGAATTGATCAAGATCCAAAGGGTTTGTTTTACATAGAAAGAGAAACTGGAAATATCTTTGCTACTCGTGCAGTAGACCGTGAACAATATCCAAGCTTTCAG ATCATTTGCTTTGCAACCACTCCAGATGGTTATTCACCAGAGGTACCACTTGTGCATACAATCAGGATAGAGGATGATAATGATAATGCTCCATATTTTACACAGGACCTTTTTGAGTTTTCTGTCCCTGAAAATTCCAAACCTG GTATACTTGTTGGAAAAGTGACTGCAGAGGACAGAGATGAGCCTTATACTCTGCATACTACGTTGAAATACCGCATTGTCTCACAAAATCCACTAGTACCCCCAGCATTTTCTTTACATGGTGACACAGGTGTCATTTCTGTATCATCACCGCAGCTGGATAGAGAG CTCGTATCCAGTTACACTTTGTTAGTTGAAGTGAGAGATATGGCAGGTCAGCCTTTTGGTTTGTGCACTACAGGAACAGTTGTCATTAAAATTGAAGATACAAATGACAACGCACCATCCTTTAAACAGATACAA TATGAAACGCGAGTGGAGGAAAACAGGGTGAATGTAGAAATACTGAGAGTCTCTGTTGTTGATCTTGATGAACCTGGTTCGCCTGGCTCAGGAGCAGTGTATGAAATTATAAGAGGAAATGACGATCGGTCCTTTGAAATTACAACAGACAAAAACACAAATGAAGGAATACTGTGTGTTGTTAAG GGACTGGACTATGAAAGCGCCAAGCAAAGGATCCTCGTGATTGCAGTCAACAACGAGGCACCCTACATGCTGGCACCATATTCACAACAACTTTCCCAGAGCACCAGCTCCGTTACAGTGCATATCCTGGATGTGGATGAGGGGCCGGTGTTTAAACCCTGTCACTTACGCCTAGACGTTAAAGAATGCGAGGACATTGGGACGAGTATTGGGAGATACCTAGCAGAAGATCCAGAAACTGGAAATAGTGAAGGCATATG CTACCGGATACCACCTGGCCAATGTAATTGGATCAGCATAGATGAAAAATCGGGTGAAGTCAGAACCATTAAAGTCTTGGACCGAGATGTAGCAGAAATGAGACGAGGTCAATGCAATATCACAGTCCTTGCAATAGACAGAA ATGGCAAAACAGGCACTGGAACAATTCAGGTTGTCATCCAGCCTGGGAACAAGAATTACCCACGAATCCTTAAAACCGACTATATAATGTGCAGAGACAGAAAACCGATCTGCCTTACTGCACAGGATGCTGATGAGTCTCCTTACAGCACACCCTTCGTATATCGCATAACTGACCGTAGCTTGGCTTCCATGTGGAAGATAACTCGACACAATG ATAATTCTGTGTATCTTTCACCAAAGGGTGATATTCCATTTGGAACATACAGTATTCCTGTAAGTGTGATTGATAACGGAGGAAAGGTAGGAGAGCACAACATAAAAGTTAACTTCTGTGATTGTGTTACTCCAACCGAATGCGGCAGGAGCATTCCGCTTTCTGGCGGAAACGTTACTCTCGGCGTATGGGCCATCCTTGCAATGATCTTAGGATCACTATTATTGCTGC TAATCCTGATCACAATTTGTGGCTGCTGTGGCTCTGGGGTAATGCACAGGCATGTGACTGATGATTGTGCCAATCACAATTTAATCATTTCAAATACAGAAGCTCCAGGAGAAGAAGTGATG GATCACAATATAATTCCTCTACAAAATACAAGTGATCAAGGAGGATATGGAATAAAAACAGGAGATCAACAAACATTTGAAATGGTAAAAGGAAGAGGGCATACCCTGGAATCAGTCAAGGGAGGCGGACATCAGACTCTGGGATCAGTTAAAGAAGCAGGAGGACAGCCTATGATGGATACATGTAGATACTCCTACTCAGAATGGCATAATTTCACACATCCTCGTTTAGGTGAA AAGGTGCACCTATGCAGACAGGATGAAGAACAGAAGCATTCTGAAGATTATCTCCTTTCATATAACTATGAAGGAAAAGGATCCTTGGCTGGCTCTGTAGGCTGCTGCAGTGATCAGCATGAAGAAGAGGCACTTGACTTCTTAGATCAGCTGGAACCCAAGTTTAGGACATTAGCAGAAACATGCGTAAAAAGATAA